In Magnetovibrio sp., the following proteins share a genomic window:
- the dnaN gene encoding DNA polymerase III subunit beta, protein MKLIIERAALLKSLGHVQNVVERRNTIPILSNVKMSAGDGKLRLNATDMDLDIVDATAAQVSEPGETTAPAHTLYEIVRKLPDGADIELDATSGDGQMVLRSGRSRFSLSCLPAGEFPVMSGGELPVSFDLAAIELKALIDRTRFAISTEETRYYLNGIYLHAAEQDGAPVLRAVATDGHRLASAETALPEGAESMPGVIVPRKTVQELHKLIEETEAEIRITMSDAKIQFSFDGVVLTSKLIDGTFPDYERVIPQGNDKEMKVTRKTFGDAVDRVSAISTEKSRAVKLTLDKGSLVLSASSPESGSATDELETDYAGERLEIGFNSAYLLEIMRQIEGDTITMSLSDAASPTIIREDGDDSALYVLMPMRV, encoded by the coding sequence ATGAAGCTGATCATCGAAAGAGCGGCCCTTTTGAAATCCCTGGGCCACGTGCAGAACGTCGTTGAACGCCGGAACACCATTCCCATTTTGTCCAACGTGAAGATGAGCGCCGGTGACGGCAAGTTGCGTCTGAACGCCACCGACATGGACCTCGATATTGTCGACGCCACCGCGGCGCAGGTGTCGGAACCGGGCGAGACCACGGCCCCGGCACACACGCTTTACGAAATTGTACGCAAGCTGCCCGATGGTGCGGATATCGAACTCGACGCCACCTCTGGCGACGGGCAGATGGTTTTGCGCTCGGGCCGGTCGCGTTTTTCGCTATCATGCCTGCCCGCCGGTGAATTTCCGGTGATGTCGGGCGGCGAACTGCCGGTCAGCTTCGATCTTGCTGCGATCGAGCTCAAGGCGTTGATCGACCGCACCCGTTTCGCCATTTCCACCGAGGAAACCCGCTACTATCTGAACGGTATCTATCTGCACGCCGCCGAACAGGACGGCGCGCCGGTTCTGCGCGCGGTCGCCACCGACGGTCACCGTCTGGCCAGCGCCGAAACCGCCTTGCCCGAAGGCGCTGAATCGATGCCCGGCGTGATCGTGCCGCGCAAAACGGTGCAGGAACTGCACAAACTGATCGAAGAAACCGAAGCCGAAATCCGCATCACCATGTCGGATGCGAAAATTCAGTTCTCGTTCGACGGCGTGGTGCTGACGTCCAAGTTGATCGACGGCACCTTCCCCGATTACGAACGCGTCATTCCCCAGGGCAATGACAAGGAAATGAAGGTCACGCGCAAAACCTTCGGTGACGCGGTGGATCGTGTGTCCGCCATCTCGACGGAAAAATCGCGCGCCGTGAAGCTGACCTTGGACAAGGGCTCGTTGGTTCTGTCGGCGTCCAGCCCCGAAAGCGGCAGCGCGACGGACGAGCTGGAAACCGATTACGCGGGCGAACGCTTGGAAATCGGCTTCAACTCGGCCTACTTGCTGGAAATCATGCGCCAGATCGAAGGCGACACCATCACCATGTCGCTGTCCGACGCTGCCTCGCCGACCATCATCCGCGAAGACGGCGACGACAGCGCGCTGTATGTGCTGATGCCGATGCGGGTTTAA